A window of Haliscomenobacter hydrossis DSM 1100 contains these coding sequences:
- a CDS encoding PhoPQ-activated pathogenicity-related family protein yields MHISPQKIGLFLAFCIATLASSFAQSPITPQTALKSYLANKDKTYQWELKDSTTLGSVKAYHLLLTSQKWREYTWRHQLTVFIPSETKYDGALLFITGGSNKAEQPNWSQADGLWAPLAGIADKNKGIVALIKQVPNQPLYGDLTEDALISYTLHQFKKDKDYSWPLLFPMVKSAVKAMDAVQEFSKQKAKIGVNSFVVTGASKRGWTTWLSAAIDDPRVKAIAPMVIDMLNMPATLNYQFQTYGEYSDQIEDYVKLGIPQNTDTEDGKAITALIDPYSYRSKLNVPKMIFIGTNDEYWTVDAIKHYYDQIPGKNMLHYVPNAGHNLGGGKQAFEALSAFFGTTIMNKEYPFCTWKVNTSKDGVELSVNAVTTDLVEATLWFTTSSDRDFRNNLWLSRNIKLNSLPTVKAALPYPKKGFQAFYLDLKYKDPNGGTYTTSTRVYVSDGEKVL; encoded by the coding sequence ATGCACATCAGTCCTCAAAAAATCGGCCTATTCCTCGCGTTTTGTATCGCAACGCTCGCAAGCAGCTTTGCCCAATCCCCGATCACCCCCCAAACCGCGCTCAAAAGTTACTTGGCCAACAAAGACAAAACCTACCAGTGGGAATTGAAAGATTCCACCACCCTCGGTAGTGTCAAGGCCTATCATTTGCTACTGACCTCCCAAAAATGGCGGGAATACACCTGGCGGCACCAATTGACGGTCTTCATCCCCTCGGAAACCAAATACGATGGCGCCCTGCTGTTCATCACTGGTGGATCAAACAAAGCCGAGCAACCCAACTGGAGCCAAGCCGACGGACTATGGGCGCCACTGGCGGGCATCGCCGATAAAAACAAGGGCATCGTGGCGTTGATCAAACAAGTGCCCAATCAGCCCTTGTATGGCGATTTGACCGAAGACGCCCTGATTTCCTACACCTTGCATCAATTCAAAAAAGACAAAGATTACAGTTGGCCGCTGCTTTTTCCGATGGTCAAATCAGCGGTAAAAGCGATGGACGCAGTGCAGGAATTCAGCAAACAAAAGGCGAAAATTGGTGTCAATTCTTTTGTGGTAACGGGCGCTTCCAAACGCGGCTGGACCACCTGGCTCAGCGCAGCAATCGATGACCCAAGGGTAAAAGCCATTGCCCCCATGGTGATCGACATGCTCAACATGCCCGCCACGCTCAATTACCAGTTCCAAACCTACGGTGAATACAGCGATCAAATCGAAGATTACGTCAAATTGGGCATCCCCCAAAACACCGATACTGAAGATGGCAAAGCCATCACCGCCCTGATTGATCCGTATTCGTACCGCAGCAAGTTGAACGTTCCCAAAATGATTTTCATCGGCACCAATGACGAATATTGGACGGTAGACGCCATCAAACATTACTACGATCAAATTCCGGGCAAAAACATGCTGCACTACGTGCCCAATGCAGGCCACAACCTGGGCGGCGGCAAACAGGCCTTCGAAGCCCTCAGCGCATTTTTTGGCACCACCATCATGAACAAGGAATACCCTTTTTGTACCTGGAAGGTTAATACTTCCAAGGACGGCGTTGAGCTATCGGTCAACGCCGTCACCACGGATTTGGTGGAGGCGACGTTGTGGTTCACCACCTCTAGCGACCGCGATTTCCGCAACAACCTCTGGCTGAGCCGAAACATCAAACTGAATAGTTTACCCACGGTAAAAGCGGCTTTGCCTTACCCCAAGAAGGGTTT
- a CDS encoding sialidase family protein — MKPFLLTCIAFCLNLSFSSAQPAAIEKSLLLFPLQDKHVHASSVVYLPNGDFLAVWFYGSGERTADDVKLMGSRLEKGKSTWSEPFLMADTPNIPDCNPVLFLNQENKLFLVWIAVQANKWEQSILRLRTSTDYLKSGPPLWNWQDNILLKPGDTFTQEVARKMKELPENTAGWAEYAPAYDKMIIVASQDVTKRSFGWMTRIKPLMLGNRIVLPLYSDGFNFSLCAISEDRGNTWRPGLPLVGRGPIQPAIVQKMNGNLMAYMRDSGDAPGRVQTSESSDQGESWTAAVKSDIPNTASVELLVLQDGKWAFVGNDLEDGRYRLSLYLSDDEGKSWKWKTTLENVAPGQGSFSYPSLIQAPDGLLHLTYSYHLAQDKKSIKYVVVNPTKI; from the coding sequence ATGAAGCCATTTTTACTAACCTGCATCGCCTTTTGCCTCAACCTTTCTTTCAGCAGCGCACAACCCGCGGCCATCGAAAAATCGCTGCTGCTTTTTCCTTTGCAAGACAAACACGTGCACGCGAGCAGTGTGGTGTATTTGCCCAATGGCGACTTCTTGGCCGTCTGGTTTTATGGCAGCGGCGAACGCACTGCCGATGATGTTAAACTCATGGGCTCTCGTTTGGAAAAAGGTAAAAGCACCTGGAGTGAGCCCTTTTTGATGGCCGACACCCCAAATATTCCCGACTGCAATCCGGTTCTTTTTTTGAACCAGGAAAACAAACTCTTTTTGGTCTGGATTGCCGTGCAGGCCAACAAATGGGAACAATCAATCTTGCGGCTGCGCACTTCAACGGACTATTTGAAAAGTGGCCCGCCCCTGTGGAATTGGCAAGACAACATTTTGCTCAAACCCGGTGACACCTTTACTCAGGAAGTCGCCCGGAAAATGAAGGAACTGCCGGAAAACACGGCGGGTTGGGCTGAATACGCTCCTGCATACGACAAAATGATCATCGTAGCGAGCCAGGACGTGACCAAAAGAAGCTTCGGCTGGATGACCCGCATCAAACCCCTCATGTTGGGCAACCGTATTGTTTTGCCCCTGTATTCCGATGGGTTTAATTTTTCCCTTTGCGCCATTTCGGAAGATCGGGGCAACACCTGGCGACCCGGTTTGCCTTTGGTCGGACGGGGTCCGATTCAGCCCGCAATCGTGCAAAAAATGAATGGCAACCTGATGGCCTATATGCGCGACAGTGGCGATGCCCCCGGCCGCGTGCAGACCAGTGAATCCAGTGACCAGGGCGAAAGCTGGACGGCAGCGGTAAAATCCGACATCCCCAACACGGCCAGTGTCGAGTTGCTGGTGCTCCAGGACGGCAAATGGGCTTTTGTGGGCAATGACCTCGAGGATGGGCGTTACCGCCTGAGTTTGTACCTTTCGGACGATGAGGGCAAGAGCTGGAAGTGGAAAACCACGCTTGAAAATGTGGCTCCCGGCCAGGGCAGTTTTTCGTATCCGAGCCTGATTCAGGCACCGGATGGTTTGTTGCACCTGACTTATTCCTATCATTTGGCGCAGGATAAAAAATCCATCAAATATGTGGTTGTTAACCCGACAAAAATCTAG
- a CDS encoding FAD-binding protein: MRTNWADNYQYQAKNLHQPKTVAEVQALVKKMDRQKALGSCHCFNNIADSPANQISTEHLNKVIAVDEKNHTVTLEAGARYGQFAQELDDHGYALHNLASLTHISVAGACATATHGSGIKNGNLATAVSALEMVTPDGELLTLSRDNDGEEFNGVVVGLGALGIVTKMTLDLQPTFSVRQDLFQDLPLEAIKDNFEAIMSSGYSVSLFTDWQNQVVSQVWVKRKVEANTQSMGTDFYGAKAATQNLHPITRLSPENCTEQMGVAGPWYERLPHFKMGFTPSSGKELQSEYFVPRENAVDAILALEKKGDLIFPQLMISEIRCIAADNFWMSPCYQRDCMAIHFTWKQNTPEVLQLLPMIEAELAPFKVRPHWGKLFTVAPAVLHERYEKLPDFLQLLKKYDPQGKFRNAYLDLNIYG, translated from the coding sequence ATGCGTACCAATTGGGCAGACAATTACCAATACCAAGCCAAAAACCTCCACCAGCCCAAAACGGTGGCGGAAGTACAAGCCCTGGTCAAAAAAATGGATCGTCAAAAAGCACTGGGCTCTTGCCATTGTTTCAACAACATTGCGGATAGCCCTGCGAACCAGATTTCTACCGAACACCTCAACAAGGTCATTGCTGTTGATGAAAAAAACCATACCGTGACCCTGGAAGCCGGTGCACGGTATGGCCAATTTGCGCAGGAACTCGATGACCATGGCTACGCCTTGCACAATCTGGCCTCCTTAACGCACATCTCCGTGGCAGGAGCCTGCGCAACGGCTACCCATGGTTCGGGTATAAAAAATGGCAATCTGGCTACTGCCGTTTCCGCGCTGGAAATGGTTACGCCCGATGGAGAACTGCTGACCTTGAGTCGCGACAACGATGGAGAGGAATTTAACGGCGTAGTTGTTGGCCTCGGCGCATTGGGCATCGTGACCAAAATGACGCTGGACCTCCAGCCTACTTTTTCGGTGCGACAGGACCTTTTTCAGGATTTACCGCTAGAAGCGATAAAAGACAATTTTGAGGCCATCATGTCCAGCGGCTACAGTGTGAGTCTGTTTACGGATTGGCAAAACCAAGTCGTCAGCCAGGTTTGGGTCAAACGAAAAGTCGAAGCGAATACGCAAAGCATGGGAACCGATTTTTATGGTGCTAAAGCGGCTACCCAAAATTTGCATCCCATCACCCGCTTGTCTCCCGAAAACTGCACCGAGCAAATGGGGGTCGCCGGCCCCTGGTACGAGCGTTTGCCGCACTTCAAAATGGGTTTTACCCCCAGCAGCGGCAAAGAATTGCAATCGGAATATTTTGTGCCCCGCGAAAACGCGGTTGATGCCATCCTTGCATTGGAGAAAAAAGGAGACCTGATTTTTCCCCAATTGATGATCAGCGAAATTCGCTGCATTGCGGCGGACAATTTTTGGATGAGCCCATGTTACCAAAGAGATTGTATGGCCATCCACTTTACCTGGAAGCAAAACACGCCCGAAGTTCTCCAATTGCTGCCCATGATTGAGGCCGAACTTGCTCCGTTTAAGGTGCGTCCGCATTGGGGGAAGTTGTTTACGGTTGCTCCCGCAGTGTTGCACGAACGGTATGAAAAACTTCCCGATTTTTTGCAATTGCTGAAAAAATACGATCCACAGGGAAAGTTCAGAAATGCCTACCTGGATTTGAATATTTATGGTTAG
- a CDS encoding DMT family transporter, giving the protein MNNSRPFTSQMPGPRIILLTTLALIAFASNSLLCRVALKQTNIDAASFTSIRLIAGAAMLWLLVRIRRNTASGSGNWLSALALFAYAAAFSFAYVSLTAATGALLLFGAVQATMIGYGIWIGEKLRTQQLVGLVLAIGGLVVLLLPGLAAPPLWGSILMMIAGAAWGVYSLRGRGAGDPSKVSAGNFLRAVPLALILSILMQKNAVLDSAGVGYALASGALASGFGYIVWYTVLPALKTSSAATVQLSVPVIAALGGIVFLGEPLTLRLVLAALAILGGIGLVLLKR; this is encoded by the coding sequence ATGAACAATAGTCGTCCTTTTACCAGCCAGATGCCAGGTCCACGCATCATTTTGCTCACCACTCTGGCACTTATTGCCTTTGCCAGCAATTCCTTGTTGTGTCGCGTTGCCCTGAAACAGACAAACATTGACGCCGCAAGTTTTACGAGCATTCGCTTGATTGCCGGTGCGGCCATGCTTTGGCTGCTTGTCCGCATTCGACGAAACACCGCCAGCGGTAGTGGAAATTGGCTTTCGGCACTGGCCTTATTTGCTTATGCAGCGGCTTTTTCATTTGCTTATGTGAGTCTGACTGCCGCAACCGGGGCACTGTTGCTTTTCGGAGCAGTACAAGCCACCATGATCGGTTATGGCATTTGGATTGGAGAAAAACTGCGCACACAACAGCTCGTTGGGCTAGTGCTCGCCATCGGAGGGCTGGTGGTTTTATTGCTACCCGGTCTGGCTGCGCCACCGCTGTGGGGTTCGATACTGATGATGATTGCCGGGGCAGCCTGGGGAGTGTATTCTTTGCGGGGAAGAGGCGCAGGTGATCCGAGCAAAGTTTCTGCCGGGAATTTTCTGCGCGCAGTTCCACTTGCCCTGATCTTGAGTATTTTGATGCAAAAAAACGCCGTGTTGGACAGCGCTGGCGTTGGGTACGCCCTGGCTTCTGGTGCGCTGGCCTCTGGTTTTGGATACATCGTTTGGTATACCGTTTTGCCCGCTTTGAAGACCAGCAGCGCCGCGACCGTACAACTGAGTGTTCCGGTGATTGCGGCCCTAGGCGGGATCGTTTTCCTGGGCGAACCGCTGACCCTGCGGCTGGTTTTGGCAGCGTTGGCGATACTGGGCGGAATTGGGTTGGTCTTGCTGAAGAGATAA
- a CDS encoding GNAT family N-acetyltransferase, whose protein sequence is MITFTTANTPSDLQGILSLQKANLPQGLTPEEIQSQGFVTVDHTYEQMAMLNDLEKHLIAKDGDQVVGYLLAMTEASKYELPILVPMFEAFDDIVYQGKKISEYHYLVVGQVCLGKGYRGQGLLDQSYAAYKAFYGDKYDFAITEIARSNPRSLNAHKRIGFKEVHTFTDSNQTEWIVVLWDWKNEQ, encoded by the coding sequence ATGATTACCTTTACCACCGCCAACACGCCAAGTGACCTCCAGGGCATCCTCAGCCTCCAAAAAGCCAACCTACCACAAGGTCTGACTCCAGAAGAAATCCAGAGCCAGGGATTCGTAACCGTTGACCACACCTATGAACAAATGGCGATGCTCAACGATCTGGAAAAACACCTCATTGCCAAGGACGGAGATCAAGTCGTTGGGTATTTGTTGGCGATGACCGAAGCTTCAAAGTACGAGCTACCCATTCTGGTTCCCATGTTCGAAGCCTTTGATGACATCGTTTATCAAGGCAAAAAAATCTCCGAGTACCATTATTTGGTGGTTGGGCAAGTCTGTCTTGGCAAGGGCTACCGCGGACAAGGCCTGCTTGACCAGTCCTACGCCGCCTATAAAGCGTTTTATGGCGACAAATACGATTTTGCCATTACCGAAATCGCCCGGAGCAACCCCCGATCATTGAATGCGCACAAAAGAATTGGGTTTAAAGAGGTGCACACGTTTACAGACTCTAATCAAACTGAATGGATTGTCGTACTTTGGGACTGGAAAAATGAACAATAG
- a CDS encoding HesB/IscA family protein: MSEVKTEAKPITLTHGAVKQLQRIKAEQNIPEHYGLRIGVKGGGCSGFSYMLGFDDSKDNDSTYEIEGIKVYMQKSHAIYLLGMEIDWLDGLQNRGFAFNNPNAKETCGCGTSFSA, from the coding sequence ATGAGCGAAGTTAAAACTGAAGCAAAACCGATAACCCTTACGCACGGCGCTGTAAAACAACTACAACGCATCAAAGCGGAACAAAATATTCCCGAACATTACGGCCTGCGCATCGGCGTTAAAGGCGGCGGATGCTCGGGGTTTTCGTACATGCTCGGATTCGATGACTCAAAAGACAACGATTCGACTTACGAAATCGAAGGCATCAAAGTATACATGCAAAAAAGCCACGCCATTTATTTGCTGGGCATGGAAATTGACTGGCTGGATGGCCTGCAAAATCGTGGCTTTGCCTTCAACAACCCCAACGCCAAAGAAACTTGTGGCTGCGGAACCTCGTTTTCGGCATAA
- a CDS encoding Gfo/Idh/MocA family protein encodes MQKIKAAVVGLGFIGPAHVEALRRVPTVDVIGALHFDLESSRQKTQELGIAKAYGSFEEVIADSEVEVVHICTPNAMHFHQAKAALLAGKHVVCEKPLATTIAEAEELVALAAKTGLVNAVHFNIRYYPIVRQMKVMREKGELGDIYSVVGTYLQDWLFKDTDYNWRLEPEQSGESRAIADIGSHIMDVLEYITGVRIEAVMADFNTVHKFRKKPLKPVETYSGKMLTAEDYQDVPITTEDHANVMLRFSNGNRGVITVSQVSAGRKNRIDLEISGSVSTFHWCSESPNNLWIGNRDGANGQLMRDPSLFHGEARSVVSFPGGHNEGFPDTSKQLFKEVYQAVASGKQPEHPSFPTFADGLRELLICERIVESNKKQAWVTV; translated from the coding sequence ATGCAAAAGATTAAAGCTGCGGTAGTGGGTCTAGGTTTCATTGGCCCGGCTCACGTTGAAGCGCTGCGGCGCGTACCCACGGTAGATGTCATCGGTGCCTTGCACTTTGACTTGGAAAGCAGTCGCCAAAAAACCCAGGAATTGGGTATCGCCAAAGCTTATGGTTCGTTCGAGGAGGTTATTGCTGACTCCGAAGTAGAGGTCGTACACATCTGTACGCCCAATGCCATGCACTTCCATCAAGCCAAAGCCGCATTGTTGGCTGGCAAACACGTCGTGTGTGAAAAACCACTGGCAACCACCATTGCCGAAGCCGAAGAATTGGTAGCCCTGGCCGCCAAAACGGGATTGGTCAACGCGGTCCATTTCAATATCCGCTACTACCCGATCGTGCGCCAAATGAAAGTGATGCGCGAAAAAGGAGAACTGGGCGATATTTATTCCGTGGTCGGGACGTATTTACAAGACTGGTTGTTCAAAGATACCGATTACAACTGGCGTTTGGAGCCGGAGCAATCTGGTGAAAGCCGTGCCATTGCGGACATCGGTTCCCACATCATGGACGTATTGGAATACATCACTGGTGTGCGCATTGAGGCGGTTATGGCCGATTTCAACACCGTACACAAGTTCCGCAAAAAGCCCCTCAAGCCTGTAGAAACGTATTCGGGCAAGATGCTGACTGCAGAGGATTATCAAGATGTACCGATTACCACCGAAGACCACGCCAACGTAATGCTGCGCTTCAGCAATGGCAACCGCGGGGTGATCACGGTGAGTCAGGTATCAGCAGGACGCAAAAACCGCATTGATCTGGAGATTTCCGGTTCGGTGTCGACGTTCCATTGGTGCTCAGAATCGCCCAACAACCTCTGGATTGGCAACCGCGATGGTGCCAACGGCCAGTTGATGCGCGATCCTTCCCTTTTCCACGGCGAGGCCAGAAGTGTGGTGTCTTTCCCTGGTGGGCACAACGAAGGTTTCCCCGACACCTCCAAACAACTGTTCAAAGAAGTATACCAGGCAGTAGCCAGCGGCAAACAACCTGAACATCCCAGCTTCCCTACTTTCGCGGATGGACTTCGCGAATTGCTCATCTGCGAACGCATCGTGGAAAGCAACAAGAAGCAAGCCTGGGTAACGGTTTAG
- a CDS encoding HAD-IIA family hydrolase: MTKGFLIDMDGVIYGGDHLIPGADTFIAALQKREIPFLFLTNNSQRTPRDVVNKLAGLGIHAEEENVFTSAIATGWFLSRLKPNGTAYVLGEGGLINSLHEHGYTLVTQNPDFVVVGEGRNFTLEMVNHAVDMILDGAKLIATNLDPSPKTKGWTNLGIKSVVAMIEEATGVKAFSVGKPSPVMMRVARKKLGLSSGNTTMIGDTMDTDILGGIQVGYRTVLTLSGVSKLKDLKRYAFAPDLIVNTVGELDLDAWMAEETQDNFEMSEKSLLAEAQY, translated from the coding sequence ATGACCAAAGGATTTCTGATTGACATGGATGGGGTAATTTACGGTGGTGATCACCTCATTCCAGGTGCGGATACCTTTATTGCAGCGTTGCAAAAACGCGAAATCCCCTTCTTGTTCCTAACCAACAACAGTCAACGTACCCCTCGCGATGTAGTCAACAAACTCGCTGGGCTCGGCATACATGCGGAAGAAGAAAATGTTTTCACCAGCGCCATTGCTACGGGTTGGTTCCTCTCCAGATTAAAACCCAATGGTACCGCTTATGTACTGGGTGAAGGAGGTTTGATCAACAGTTTGCACGAACATGGCTACACCCTGGTGACCCAAAACCCCGATTTTGTCGTGGTGGGCGAAGGGCGAAATTTCACCCTCGAAATGGTCAACCATGCGGTAGACATGATCCTGGATGGGGCAAAATTAATTGCGACCAACCTTGACCCTTCCCCCAAAACCAAAGGCTGGACCAACCTCGGTATCAAATCCGTAGTGGCCATGATTGAAGAAGCCACGGGGGTAAAAGCCTTTTCGGTAGGTAAACCCAGCCCGGTAATGATGCGGGTAGCCCGTAAAAAACTTGGGCTAAGCAGTGGCAATACCACCATGATCGGGGATACGATGGATACCGATATACTCGGGGGCATCCAGGTGGGTTACCGCACGGTGCTCACACTCTCCGGGGTTTCCAAACTGAAAGATTTGAAACGTTATGCTTTCGCTCCGGATTTGATCGTCAATACCGTCGGTGAACTGGATCTCGACGCCTGGATGGCGGAAGAAACGCAGGATAATTTTGAGATGTCGGAAAAGAGCTTACTTGCGGAAGCGCAATATTGA
- a CDS encoding MCP four helix bundle domain-containing protein: protein MKWAYSIKHKTTASILLAIVLALVMLNNMVERNQIKRLDKSVSSMYEDRLLAESYLFQMYERLHQKNDFFEASVYRGQSLGEKFDFDQHNQEIKEIIEKYEKTWLTPKETTIFKRFKAVLATMFAIDTEILRGPQKEMEQAPLFKSSASATDEAFALLSELSKIQTAEGSIIRRQSKKILLVNISSSQFEMAILVIIALLIQILVFASKSLQLPKSANRSHLN, encoded by the coding sequence ATGAAGTGGGCATACAGCATTAAGCATAAAACAACAGCATCCATATTGCTTGCCATTGTACTGGCCTTGGTCATGCTGAATAACATGGTAGAACGGAATCAGATCAAACGACTGGACAAATCGGTTTCATCGATGTACGAAGACAGACTACTTGCAGAAAGTTACCTTTTTCAAATGTACGAGCGCTTGCATCAGAAAAATGATTTTTTTGAAGCCAGCGTTTACCGCGGCCAATCCCTTGGCGAGAAGTTTGATTTTGACCAACACAACCAGGAGATTAAGGAGATTATCGAGAAATATGAAAAAACCTGGCTAACACCAAAAGAAACAACAATTTTCAAACGGTTTAAAGCGGTGTTGGCTACCATGTTTGCAATCGATACGGAGATATTGCGTGGGCCGCAAAAAGAGATGGAACAAGCCCCTTTATTTAAAAGTAGTGCATCAGCTACAGATGAAGCTTTTGCCCTGTTGTCCGAACTCTCAAAAATTCAAACCGCAGAGGGAAGCATCATTAGAAGGCAGTCAAAAAAAATATTGCTGGTAAATATTTCTTCCTCGCAGTTCGAGATGGCCATTTTAGTGATCATTGCCTTACTGATTCAGATACTGGTTTTTGCTTCTAAATCGTTACAATTGCCGAAGTCTGCTAACCGTTCACATTTAAATTAA
- a CDS encoding S8 family serine peptidase, translated as MYSIRYGGRDGQIIQLVEANDLVVVRTQSGKSLSDVKLSEASREAAASLLPVVAFPEADVVVYKVLEAKRAVVKTLRNTIRRLFKKEPAIRFAGRVLKDANTGVIYVYTENFFIKFKDEVSPEKCAAILKEHKLAIAEKLVFAPNSYFAKAPEGTGLDIFAIAETLILVPEVEYCHPELVQEKRYRALHPMQWHLINTKINGNVIEQNVQAEAAWKITRGQGTTIAVIDDGIDIDHLEFNLPGKIVAPRDTIRNTDDPRPRGFGDNHGTACAGVACAAGIGKASGVAPDARLMPIRSGGLGSMAEAKAFAWAADNGADVISCSWGPADGDWSNPNDPLHQTTFPLPDSARLAIDYALKNGRQGKGCIIVWAAGNGNERVDLDGYAAYAPIIAVAACNDRGKRSLYSDFGKAIWCAFPSNDVFAPNLEPTRPLTPGIWTTDRSGSRGYNSGMSNAENSIGDKEGNYTATFGGTSSACPGVAGVIALVLAANPELTVSQVKNLLKNSCDKIDTQGGGYDDQGHSAFYGYGRINALTAVQNAKATAEPIPEVNIAGKAHFNLASSVVLQEGKWTSDAHSNNRLLGLELKVEPASSGIGVQYRLFIQKQGATPFEKNGAFAGTTDARRKIIGFQITLLGAHANLYTVKYSAKVIGKSKIFSGSDGAVCGTSGLSGSAIAEVNIEVLKLS; from the coding sequence ATGTATTCTATCCGCTACGGTGGCCGTGATGGCCAAATCATTCAATTGGTTGAAGCCAATGATCTTGTGGTTGTACGCACCCAATCGGGCAAATCACTATCGGATGTAAAATTGTCCGAAGCTTCCCGTGAAGCCGCCGCCTCCTTGCTCCCCGTGGTCGCTTTTCCTGAAGCAGATGTGGTGGTGTACAAAGTACTGGAGGCAAAACGTGCTGTGGTCAAAACGCTGCGCAATACCATCCGCCGATTATTCAAAAAAGAACCTGCCATTCGTTTTGCTGGCCGGGTTTTGAAAGATGCCAATACGGGGGTAATCTATGTGTATACCGAAAACTTTTTTATAAAATTTAAAGATGAGGTTTCACCCGAAAAATGTGCAGCTATTCTTAAAGAACATAAACTGGCCATTGCCGAAAAACTGGTTTTTGCCCCCAATTCTTATTTTGCCAAGGCACCGGAAGGTACCGGTTTGGATATTTTTGCCATTGCTGAAACCCTGATTCTTGTTCCTGAAGTAGAATATTGCCACCCCGAGTTGGTCCAAGAAAAGCGCTACCGTGCCTTACACCCCATGCAGTGGCACCTGATCAATACCAAAATCAACGGCAATGTCATTGAACAAAACGTCCAGGCGGAAGCCGCTTGGAAAATCACCCGTGGTCAGGGCACTACCATTGCCGTCATTGACGACGGGATTGATATTGATCACCTGGAGTTCAATCTTCCAGGGAAAATAGTAGCACCCCGTGACACTATTCGCAACACCGACGATCCCCGTCCCCGCGGTTTTGGGGACAACCACGGCACCGCTTGTGCCGGAGTAGCCTGTGCCGCAGGTATTGGTAAAGCCAGTGGGGTTGCACCGGATGCCCGGCTCATGCCGATTCGTTCGGGGGGATTGGGTTCGATGGCCGAGGCTAAAGCTTTTGCCTGGGCCGCCGACAATGGTGCCGACGTGATATCCTGTAGTTGGGGCCCTGCCGACGGAGACTGGAGCAATCCAAACGACCCCTTGCACCAAACCACTTTTCCCTTACCAGACAGTGCCAGATTGGCGATTGATTATGCGCTCAAAAATGGACGGCAAGGCAAAGGTTGTATCATCGTTTGGGCCGCTGGAAATGGCAACGAGCGGGTTGATCTTGACGGCTACGCGGCATATGCCCCCATTATCGCGGTGGCCGCTTGCAATGACCGGGGTAAACGCAGCCTGTACAGTGATTTTGGCAAAGCCATCTGGTGTGCCTTTCCCAGCAATGACGTGTTTGCCCCCAACCTTGAACCTACCCGTCCGCTAACTCCAGGCATTTGGACCACCGACCGCAGTGGGAGCCGTGGGTACAATTCCGGGATGTCGAATGCTGAAAACTCGATCGGAGACAAGGAAGGAAATTATACGGCTACCTTTGGCGGCACCTCCAGTGCCTGCCCGGGTGTGGCGGGAGTGATTGCCCTGGTTTTGGCGGCAAACCCGGAACTGACGGTCAGCCAGGTTAAAAATTTGCTCAAAAATTCTTGTGATAAAATTGATACCCAGGGCGGCGGCTACGACGATCAGGGACACAGTGCATTTTACGGCTACGGACGCATCAATGCCCTTACCGCAGTACAAAATGCCAAAGCTACTGCTGAGCCGATTCCCGAAGTCAACATCGCTGGAAAGGCGCATTTTAACCTGGCCTCCAGTGTCGTTTTGCAAGAGGGGAAATGGACCAGCGATGCACATTCCAACAACCGTTTATTGGGTTTGGAGCTCAAGGTTGAACCCGCATCATCAGGCATAGGGGTGCAGTATCGATTGTTTATCCAAAAACAAGGCGCAACGCCATTCGAAAAAAATGGTGCCTTTGCCGGAACCACGGATGCACGAAGAAAGATAATTGGCTTTCAAATCACCTTATTGGGCGCACATGCCAACTTGTACACCGTAAAGTATTCCGCTAAAGTTATTGGCAAATCCAAGATCTTTTCCGGCAGCGATGGTGCCGTTTGTGGAACCTCGGGACTCAGCGGTTCAGCCATTGCCGAGGTAAACATTGAGGTATTAAAATTATCCTGA